A window from Alkalicoccobacillus plakortidis encodes these proteins:
- a CDS encoding DUF2634 domain-containing protein: MSLSPELTINDEDQDVVDPSRTFTIDFEKGRILSTIIEGPAAVEQFIHMALRTDRFAHAIYSDEVGNELQETLSDSETSDAYKEMEIPRLITEAIEFDERILSVGEFEIEKREDAFHVSFVVEIDEGTLELEEVLNSV; this comes from the coding sequence GTGTCTTTATCACCTGAACTAACGATTAATGATGAGGATCAAGACGTAGTTGATCCTTCACGAACCTTTACGATTGATTTCGAGAAGGGTCGTATCCTAAGCACGATCATAGAAGGACCAGCTGCAGTAGAACAGTTCATTCATATGGCATTACGCACAGACCGCTTTGCACATGCCATATATTCAGATGAAGTAGGCAACGAATTACAGGAAACCCTATCAGATTCTGAAACGTCTGATGCATATAAAGAAATGGAAATTCCAAGGCTCATCACGGAAGCCATCGAGTTTGATGAGCGCATTCTTTCGGTGGGAGAGTTTGAGATTGAGAAGCGTGAGGATGCGTTTCACGTTTCGTTCGTTGTTGAAATTGATGAGGGAACGTTGGAACTGGAAGAGGTGTTGAACAGTGTTTGA
- a CDS encoding DUF2577 family protein, with translation MSRFANLIKEIANNANDAKQPMAIIPGRVMSTTPLSIRLKGQDKLQIPADLIVLPNRLKSHREGALETGNNVMIIVMTGGQSFYVLDKI, from the coding sequence ATGAGTCGTTTTGCCAATCTTATAAAAGAAATAGCCAATAACGCTAATGATGCAAAGCAACCAATGGCTATCATTCCAGGGCGCGTGATGAGTACGACCCCTTTAAGCATTCGTTTAAAGGGTCAGGACAAATTGCAAATCCCTGCAGATTTGATTGTATTACCCAACCGATTGAAATCACATCGAGAGGGTGCGTTAGAGACTGGAAACAATGTCATGATAATTGTGATGACGGGTGGCCAGTCTTTTTATGTGCTCGATAAAATATAA
- a CDS encoding putative phage tail protein, whose protein sequence is MSKFDEMSDYLPEYFSRLLEMQEILKTQAPEFEQQNEAIFSITDQLFITSATWGLDRWEGLLNIQRDGSEDIEMRRARLINKVSNIPPATYRSLEHAINRFLRNPSALVRLLPKQYEFTVDVNIDDLQHVRQIVETLELMKPAHLAYVLRAGLNERLQIIDTVTVNYRRYRRVKELRVGLSVTRDLNEVVLR, encoded by the coding sequence ATGAGCAAGTTTGATGAAATGTCCGACTATCTACCGGAATATTTTTCGAGACTCCTTGAAATGCAAGAGATTCTAAAAACACAAGCGCCTGAGTTTGAACAGCAGAACGAAGCGATCTTTTCCATTACCGATCAATTGTTTATTACTTCGGCTACATGGGGTTTAGATCGATGGGAAGGGTTGCTGAATATACAGCGTGACGGGTCTGAGGATATAGAAATGAGAAGAGCGCGGTTAATCAACAAAGTTTCCAACATTCCGCCGGCAACGTATCGATCGCTAGAACATGCGATTAATCGTTTCTTACGTAATCCATCTGCGCTTGTACGGTTGCTACCAAAGCAGTATGAATTTACTGTGGATGTGAATATTGATGACCTGCAGCATGTGCGACAAATTGTTGAGACATTAGAACTCATGAAGCCGGCGCACTTAGCTTATGTGCTTAGAGCCGGTTTAAATGAACGATTGCAGATTATTGATACAGTTACGGTCAATTACCGTCGTTATCGAAGAGTCAAAGAATTAAGAGTCGGTCTTTCTGTAACAAGGGATCTAAATGAGGTGGTTTTACGATGA
- a CDS encoding LysM peptidoglycan-binding domain-containing protein: MPKSVYEIWLSQGKDKLRLPVLPETIDFASNVQNESVKVSRFGELTFIDDPGAREISFASYFPKRHTSQCEYSNFPSPENCIDKIEKWLKNKEPVRLIVTGTKINILCSIEDFPYGEGEMDIGDRTYSVRLKEYKVATPRKIKQARPVQKKRPSPVKTAKVTMYTVKKGDTLWAIAGRKYGNNLQWRKIWNENKAQIIKRDARNNRQQGHWIHIGFKLRIPPK; the protein is encoded by the coding sequence GTGCCTAAGAGTGTATATGAGATCTGGTTAAGCCAGGGGAAAGACAAACTGCGACTCCCTGTGTTGCCGGAAACGATTGATTTTGCAAGCAATGTTCAAAATGAAAGTGTGAAGGTGAGTCGGTTCGGTGAATTGACTTTCATAGATGATCCGGGCGCAAGGGAAATTTCCTTTGCGTCTTATTTTCCAAAAAGACATACCTCTCAGTGTGAATATAGTAATTTCCCTTCACCGGAGAACTGCATCGATAAAATTGAGAAATGGTTGAAAAACAAAGAGCCAGTTCGATTAATCGTGACAGGTACAAAGATTAATATCCTTTGTAGCATTGAAGACTTTCCATATGGTGAGGGCGAGATGGACATAGGGGATCGAACCTACTCTGTCCGATTAAAAGAATACAAAGTAGCCACACCTAGAAAAATTAAGCAAGCACGTCCGGTGCAAAAGAAACGACCTTCGCCTGTTAAAACAGCAAAGGTCACGATGTATACAGTCAAGAAAGGCGATACACTTTGGGCTATTGCTGGTCGTAAATACGGCAACAACCTTCAATGGCGTAAGATATGGAATGAAAACAAAGCTCAAATCATCAAACGCGATGCAAGAAATAATCGTCAACAAGGTCACTGGATTCATATTGGTTTCAAATTACGAATACCGCCTAAGTAG